The following is a genomic window from Candidatus Moraniibacteriota bacterium.
AAATGGGCGAAGGTGGCGAGTCATTCGATGGTGTTGTGGGCATTACAACCGATGTGCTTATCTCATTTCTTGGCGTCACTGGTCCGGTTGAGGTGCCGGGATATCCCGGCACATATGGCGGAGAAAGTGCGGTGTGGGATCTCGAATACCAGGTGGAAAAAGGTTTTCTTGATCAGGGAATCGAGCGTGGAGATCGGAAGTCCATGATGAACCTCTTGGGTTTGCAGGTGCTTGATCGTCTCAAATCCTTAAGTCTTGCGGACCGATACCGGTTGTTTGAAGTGACGCTTGCCGATCTTCATGCTAAGGATATACAGCTTTTCTTCGATGATGAAAATGTGTCGAGCAAGATACATGATGCCGGTTGGGACGGATTGATTGATCAGACCTGGAAGGGCGATGCTTTCCTGGCGGTCGATGCGAACCTGGGCGCATGGAAAAGCGACTACTTCGTGAAGCGCTCCTATGAGTATACGGTGGATTTCTCCAAGGAGAAGCCGGAAGCTCGCTTTGCTATTACCTATAACCATACGGCAACGGAAAAAGATTGGCGCGTAAATAATTATCAATCGTTCTTTCGACTTTATGCGCCAAAGGGAAGCTGGCTGGTGTCGTCGGAAGGATTCGCGAGCAATCCGACATTTGACGAAGAGCTCGGGCGCAAGACATTCGGGGCGATTGTTCAGGTTCCGCTTGGAACTGAGAAAACCGTCTCATTTACCTATACGCTTCCCGATACGATTTCATCGGCATTTTATGAACTTGATGTTGAGAAACAACCCGGATTGCATCGCATTCCTGTTTCAGTGACGGTGATAAAGAAAGATGGCTCGAAAATTCACAAAGAATTTGTACTCGATCGCCATATTCACCTATCGGCAACCGGCGATATCGTCGAACAATAACGTCTGGAATTTGTCACAAACCGCTTTGACTTTGCCTCTGATTCACCCTAGAATACAGGGGCTTTTCTTCTTTTCTGACGAACGCTATGGGACTTTTTTCCAAAATTTTCGGGTCAAATGATCGAGTGCTCGCGAAGCTGCGTCCGATAGTTGATCGAGTCAATACATATGAGTCAAAAATAGCGGAGCTGTCCGATGATGCGCTTCGAGCGAAGACGGAGGAATTTCGTGAGCGTTTAGCGAAAGGTATCTCGCTCGATCGGTTGCTTCCGGAGGCATTTGCAGTGGTGCGCGAAGCGGCGAAACGGATTATCGGCGAGCGGCACTA
Proteins encoded in this region:
- a CDS encoding DUF4012 domain-containing protein, giving the protein MAKRYSLKFWILFWTISFILLSAWFCFLEIRNGHWKFFDAPASVLPVSTETRQDMRALLSIADFVLKKDDVMRTYLVLFQNNYEIRPGGGFIGSFGIVKIRNGELLDFAVHDTGNFDGRIPNTVSPPYPMNELLRIDSWKLRDSNYSPDFPTNARQAEMFYEMGEGGESFDGVVGITTDVLISFLGVTGPVEVPGYPGTYGGESAVWDLEYQVEKGFLDQGIERGDRKSMMNLLGLQVLDRLKSLSLADRYRLFEVTLADLHAKDIQLFFDDENVSSKIHDAGWDGLIDQTWKGDAFLAVDANLGAWKSDYFVKRSYEYTVDFSKEKPEARFAITYNHTATEKDWRVNNYQSFFRLYAPKGSWLVSSEGFASNPTFDEELGRKTFGAIVQVPLGTEKTVSFTYTLPDTISSAFYELDVEKQPGLHRIPVSVTVIKKDGSKIHKEFVLDRHIHLSATGDIVEQ